The following are from one region of the Paenalkalicoccus suaedae genome:
- a CDS encoding sigma-54 interaction domain-containing protein, translated as MKGKGELPVLPDVYKQLLDAVDVGVHVVDLEGRSIIYNKKMSEIEDMDKEDVLYKSIMEIFLFQSEEESRLLQALKHGANQKNTKQTYFNFKGQEITTVNDTFPLLDAGKRIGAVEIARDITKLEKLTREQTREKHSLFTFDQIVGESPSLLEVIERAKLATRTTSSVLIYGETGTGKELFAQSIHTGSERATGPFISQNCAALPDSLIEGMLFGSVKGAFTGATNHPGLFEQANGGTLMLDELNSLSAPLQAKLLRAIQEKSIRRIGDTKDRAIDVRIIATMNEDPMTAIAENRLREDLYYRLSVVSLVIPPLRERRDDILRLAFSFIMKFNKRFMLQVRGLSKEVAELFAHYDFPGNVRELEHVIEGAMNVMYDDEEIEYSHLPTHMRTKFPKPDQLVQVEYSTPISAIQPLHHVMEEMERTYVKKSLESFQGNITKTAEALGLSRQNLQYRVRKFNLR; from the coding sequence ATGAAAGGTAAAGGTGAGCTACCAGTATTACCTGACGTTTATAAACAATTGCTAGATGCTGTCGATGTCGGTGTGCATGTGGTTGATTTAGAAGGCAGGTCCATTATTTATAATAAAAAAATGTCGGAGATTGAGGACATGGATAAGGAGGATGTGCTATATAAGTCGATTATGGAGATATTTTTGTTCCAATCAGAAGAAGAGAGCAGACTCTTACAGGCGCTTAAACATGGAGCAAACCAAAAAAATACGAAGCAAACATACTTTAACTTTAAAGGGCAGGAAATTACGACGGTAAATGATACCTTCCCTCTACTAGATGCTGGAAAGCGCATTGGTGCTGTTGAGATCGCGCGAGATATTACGAAGCTCGAGAAGCTGACAAGGGAGCAAACGCGTGAAAAGCACTCGCTCTTTACGTTTGATCAAATCGTCGGGGAGAGTCCTAGTTTATTAGAAGTGATCGAACGAGCCAAGCTTGCTACTCGGACAACCTCTTCCGTGCTGATTTACGGGGAGACTGGTACAGGTAAAGAGTTATTCGCGCAAAGCATCCATACAGGAAGTGAGCGCGCAACGGGACCATTCATTAGTCAAAACTGTGCTGCCTTACCCGACTCATTAATAGAAGGAATGCTGTTCGGCTCTGTAAAAGGAGCGTTTACAGGAGCTACGAATCATCCCGGCTTATTTGAGCAAGCAAACGGCGGAACGCTCATGCTAGATGAGTTAAACTCCTTGAGTGCTCCCTTGCAGGCAAAGCTACTCCGGGCTATTCAAGAGAAATCAATTCGTCGTATTGGTGATACTAAAGATCGCGCCATTGATGTCCGCATTATTGCGACCATGAACGAGGATCCGATGACAGCCATTGCTGAGAATCGTTTACGTGAGGATCTTTACTATCGATTAAGTGTAGTCTCCCTTGTCATTCCGCCATTACGAGAGCGCCGTGATGATATTTTACGATTAGCCTTCTCGTTTATTATGAAGTTTAATAAGCGATTTATGCTCCAAGTTAGAGGATTATCGAAAGAAGTCGCGGAGCTATTTGCTCACTACGATTTCCCAGGAAATGTTCGCGAGCTAGAGCATGTCATTGAAGGAGCAATGAACGTGATGTATGACGATGAGGAAATTGAGTACAGTCACCTTCCAACGCACATGCGTACGAAGTTCCCAAAGCCAGATCAGCTCGTCCAGGTAGAATACTCGACACCTATATCTGCTATTCAGCCGCTTCATCATGTAATGGAGGAGATGGAGCGAACGTATGTGAAGAAATCGCTTGAAAGCTTCCAAGGCAATATAACAAAAACGGCCGAGGCACTGGGCCTCAGCCGTCAAAACTTACAGTATCGCGTGCGCAAATTTAACCTGCGCTAA
- a CDS encoding ABC transporter ATP-binding protein, producing MAEGAEQKHEKKPVNWRQFYELVRQTKPPVWIMVIAITLSIVETAIGLVIPLFTQQIVDGMASGAVNSSFLLLFLGLFVLQAVGTGVSLYLLTYIGEHIVRGLRTRLWQKIIRLPIPYFDGQETGETVSRITNDTSIIKGLITRHLVSAVTGVLSMGGAVIILLYLDWQMTLVMLTAVPIMLFIILPIGRRMYRISKRLQTEMASFTAVLSTVLSEIRLVKTYNAEEHESTRGGSRIQELFRYGLKEARLMAILNPLISLAMMVMLVFIIGYGGVRVASGALTAGELVAFILYLFLIIVPVSQFSSFFAELQKAMGATERLQELLHEPGEGQQGKQGKPGVKAHVTFKDVVFSYKPEEKVLKGVSFTIPTNQVTAIVGPSGAGKTTLFSLIERFYELDAGTILYGDTAIHELDLHEWRRKIGYVSQDSPLMSGTIRDNLSYGLGFTPSDEELLVSAATAYAKDFIEELPQGLDTAVGERGIRLSGGQKQRIAIARAVLRDPEILMLDEATASLDSESEQHVQKALQTLMQGRTTLVIAHRLSTVMNANAIIVMENGKETGIGTHEELYRSHELYKKLADHQMKLSAG from the coding sequence ATGGCAGAAGGTGCAGAGCAAAAACACGAAAAAAAGCCAGTGAACTGGCGGCAATTTTATGAGCTGGTACGGCAAACAAAGCCACCAGTTTGGATTATGGTCATCGCGATTACGTTAAGTATTGTGGAGACTGCGATAGGGCTTGTCATCCCTTTGTTCACGCAACAAATTGTCGATGGAATGGCGTCGGGAGCTGTTAACAGCAGCTTCCTTTTGCTGTTCCTCGGACTGTTTGTGTTACAAGCGGTGGGGACTGGTGTTTCCCTTTATTTACTTACGTATATTGGCGAGCATATCGTGCGCGGATTACGTACGCGACTGTGGCAAAAGATTATTCGCTTGCCGATCCCGTATTTTGACGGTCAAGAGACAGGAGAAACGGTAAGTCGCATTACAAACGATACGTCTATTATCAAAGGACTCATAACGCGTCATCTCGTTTCAGCCGTAACAGGCGTTTTATCAATGGGGGGAGCCGTGATTATCCTCCTCTATTTAGATTGGCAAATGACCCTTGTCATGCTAACAGCGGTGCCAATTATGCTGTTTATTATTTTGCCAATTGGACGGCGCATGTACCGCATTTCTAAACGTCTCCAAACGGAAATGGCAAGTTTTACAGCTGTATTAAGTACGGTCCTGTCTGAAATACGATTGGTAAAAACGTACAATGCTGAGGAGCATGAATCAACAAGAGGTGGCTCACGTATACAAGAGCTATTCCGCTATGGGTTAAAAGAAGCACGCTTAATGGCGATTTTAAATCCGCTTATTTCGCTTGCAATGATGGTGATGCTTGTCTTTATTATTGGTTATGGAGGCGTTCGTGTTGCATCAGGAGCACTAACTGCCGGAGAGCTTGTAGCCTTTATCCTGTACCTGTTCCTCATTATTGTACCTGTCAGTCAGTTCTCCTCCTTTTTTGCCGAGCTACAAAAGGCAATGGGGGCAACAGAACGATTACAGGAGCTCTTACATGAGCCAGGTGAAGGACAACAGGGCAAGCAAGGGAAACCAGGTGTGAAAGCACATGTAACCTTTAAGGACGTTGTTTTCTCTTACAAGCCAGAAGAGAAGGTCTTAAAAGGAGTATCGTTTACCATTCCGACGAACCAAGTGACCGCGATTGTTGGACCAAGTGGAGCGGGAAAGACGACACTATTTTCGTTAATCGAGCGATTTTATGAGCTAGACGCTGGTACGATTCTGTACGGCGATACGGCCATTCACGAGCTCGACTTACATGAATGGCGTCGGAAAATCGGTTATGTGTCGCAGGATAGTCCGCTTATGTCTGGGACAATTCGAGATAATCTGAGCTACGGATTAGGCTTTACACCTAGTGATGAGGAGCTCTTAGTTTCAGCGGCTACTGCCTACGCCAAGGATTTTATAGAAGAACTTCCACAAGGGCTTGATACGGCGGTAGGGGAGCGAGGAATTCGCTTATCTGGTGGTCAAAAGCAACGTATTGCTATTGCCCGAGCCGTACTACGTGATCCGGAGATTCTGATGCTAGACGAAGCAACGGCGAGCCTTGATAGTGAATCCGAGCAGCACGTACAAAAAGCCCTGCAAACGCTTATGCAGGGTCGTACGACGCTCGTTATTGCCCACCGTCTTTCTACCGTCATGAATGCGAATGCCATCATTGTCATGGAAAATGGGAAAGAAACCGGAATTGGCACGCATGAGGAGCTTTACCGCTCCCACGAGCTCTATAAAAAGCTGGCTGATCATCAAATGAAGCTTAGCGCAGGTTAA
- a CDS encoding ornithine--oxo-acid transaminase: MATVTTSIIEQTEKHGARNYNPLPIVISKAEGVWVEDPEGNRYIDMLSAYSAVNQGHRHPTIIQALKDQADRITLTSRAFHNDQLAPFYEKVAALTKMDMVLPMNTGAEAVETAVKAVRRWAYRVKGVPNDLAEIIVCEENFHGRTMTAVSLSSNDAYKKDFGPMLPGIKVIPYGDADALREAITPNTAAFIFEPIQGEAGINIPKEGFLREARAICEENRVLYVADEIQCGLGRSGKMFACDWEDVKPDMFILGKALGGGVMPISCVAANKEILGVFEPGSHGSTFGGNPLACAVSVASLQVIEDENLVDRSLELGNYLKEELAKIDNPKIREVRGRGLFIGVELTEPARPYCEALKEKGLLCKETQENVIRFAPPLVISKEDLDFALTRIKEVLS, translated from the coding sequence ATGGCAACTGTGACAACGTCTATTATTGAACAAACAGAAAAGCATGGAGCACGTAACTATAATCCACTGCCAATCGTTATTTCTAAAGCAGAAGGTGTATGGGTAGAGGATCCGGAGGGCAATCGCTATATTGATATGCTGAGCGCCTATTCAGCGGTGAACCAAGGTCACCGTCACCCTACGATTATCCAAGCGCTCAAAGATCAGGCAGATCGCATTACATTAACATCCCGCGCCTTCCATAACGATCAACTCGCTCCTTTTTACGAAAAAGTAGCGGCATTGACGAAGATGGACATGGTGCTTCCGATGAATACGGGTGCAGAAGCGGTAGAGACAGCGGTAAAAGCTGTGCGTCGTTGGGCATACCGTGTAAAGGGTGTACCAAATGATTTAGCAGAAATTATTGTGTGTGAAGAGAACTTTCATGGTCGCACGATGACAGCTGTTTCCCTTTCATCTAATGATGCGTATAAAAAGGATTTTGGTCCGATGCTACCAGGAATTAAAGTTATTCCATACGGAGATGCAGATGCATTACGTGAGGCGATCACGCCAAACACAGCAGCATTCATCTTTGAGCCAATTCAAGGAGAAGCAGGGATTAATATTCCAAAAGAAGGCTTTTTACGTGAGGCGCGCGCTATTTGCGAGGAGAACCGTGTGCTGTATGTAGCGGACGAAATCCAATGTGGACTCGGGCGTTCCGGTAAGATGTTTGCATGTGACTGGGAAGACGTGAAGCCAGACATGTTTATCTTAGGGAAAGCACTAGGTGGAGGCGTTATGCCAATCTCCTGTGTGGCCGCAAACAAAGAGATTTTAGGCGTGTTTGAGCCAGGCTCTCATGGATCAACATTTGGAGGAAATCCACTAGCATGTGCGGTATCTGTTGCCTCCCTTCAGGTTATTGAGGACGAGAACCTAGTGGATCGCTCTCTTGAATTAGGGAATTATTTAAAAGAAGAGCTTGCTAAAATCGATAATCCAAAAATCCGCGAAGTACGAGGAAGAGGATTGTTTATTGGCGTGGAGTTAACAGAACCAGCGAGACCTTACTGTGAAGCACTGAAAGAGAAAGGTCTTCTTTGTAAGGAAACGCAGGAGAACGTGATTCGTTTTGCACCACCGCTCGTAATTTCCAAAGAAGACTTAGATTTTGCATTAACACGTATTAAAGAAGTGCTAAGCTAA
- the pruA gene encoding L-glutamate gamma-semialdehyde dehydrogenase — translation MVVPYKHEPFTDFSVKENEQAYLDALAVVKEQLGKEYPLIINGEQIFTEDKIVSENPANHKEIVGYVSKASKEHAEQAMQAADEAFKTWKKWDVKARANILFRASAMIRRRKHEFSAWLTYEAGKPWREADADTAEAIDFLEYYARQIIELKDGVEINSREIEHNSFSYIPLGVGITISPWNFAFAIMAGTTVGPMVAGNTMLLKPASTTPVIAYKFMEVLIEAGMPKGVVNYIPGDSREMGDYVVDHPRTRFINFTGSKAVGLHIAERAAKIQEGQIWMKRMIAEMGGKDTIIVDNDSDLELAAEAITMSAFGFSGQKCSACSRAVIHQDVYDTVLDRVVELTKELTVGATFNDNSKFMGPVNDQAAFDKVLKYIEIGKEEGRLMHGGKGDNSEGYFVEPTIFADVAPKARLMQEEIFGPVVAFSKAKDFDELIEIANNTEYGLTGAVISNNREHLEQARQDFHVGNLYFNRGCTAAIVGYQPFGGFNMSGTDSKAGGPDYLLHFLQAKTVSDMF, via the coding sequence ATGGTAGTACCTTACAAACACGAACCGTTTACAGATTTCTCAGTGAAAGAAAACGAGCAGGCTTACTTGGATGCACTAGCAGTCGTAAAAGAGCAGCTTGGCAAAGAGTATCCCCTTATTATAAATGGCGAACAAATTTTTACAGAAGATAAAATTGTCTCAGAGAATCCAGCGAATCATAAAGAGATTGTCGGCTATGTTTCGAAAGCATCGAAAGAGCACGCAGAACAAGCGATGCAAGCAGCTGATGAAGCGTTTAAAACGTGGAAGAAGTGGGATGTAAAAGCGCGTGCAAACATTCTATTCCGTGCATCTGCGATGATTCGTCGCCGTAAGCATGAATTCTCGGCTTGGTTAACGTACGAAGCTGGTAAGCCATGGAGAGAAGCAGATGCGGACACTGCAGAAGCAATCGACTTCCTTGAGTACTATGCGCGTCAGATTATTGAGCTAAAGGATGGCGTGGAGATTAACTCTCGTGAAATCGAGCATAACTCGTTCTCTTATATTCCTCTAGGCGTAGGTATCACGATCTCTCCATGGAACTTTGCATTTGCAATCATGGCGGGTACAACAGTTGGACCGATGGTTGCAGGGAACACGATGTTACTAAAGCCAGCTAGCACAACGCCAGTTATTGCATATAAATTTATGGAAGTACTAATCGAAGCGGGCATGCCAAAAGGTGTTGTCAACTACATCCCTGGTGATAGCCGTGAAATGGGAGACTACGTAGTCGATCACCCACGCACACGCTTCATTAACTTCACAGGATCAAAAGCAGTTGGTCTACACATCGCAGAGCGCGCAGCGAAAATTCAAGAAGGACAAATTTGGATGAAGCGCATGATCGCCGAGATGGGTGGTAAGGATACGATTATCGTAGATAACGACTCGGACCTCGAGCTTGCAGCTGAAGCAATTACGATGTCTGCATTCGGATTCTCTGGTCAAAAGTGTTCGGCTTGTTCACGAGCGGTTATTCACCAAGATGTATATGACACGGTGTTAGATCGCGTTGTTGAGCTTACAAAGGAATTAACAGTGGGTGCAACATTTAATGACAATAGCAAATTCATGGGACCTGTGAACGACCAAGCGGCGTTTGATAAAGTCCTTAAGTATATTGAAATCGGAAAAGAAGAAGGACGCCTTATGCACGGTGGTAAAGGCGATAACTCAGAAGGATATTTCGTAGAGCCAACGATCTTTGCTGACGTAGCTCCAAAAGCTCGCCTCATGCAGGAAGAGATCTTCGGACCAGTTGTAGCATTCTCTAAGGCGAAGGACTTCGATGAATTAATCGAGATCGCTAATAACACGGAGTACGGACTAACTGGAGCAGTTATCTCGAACAACCGTGAGCATTTAGAGCAGGCTCGTCAAGATTTCCACGTAGGAAACCTATACTTTAACCGTGGATGTACAGCGGCAATCGTAGGCTATCAGCCATTTGGTGGATTTAACATGTCTGGTACAGATTCAAAAGCTGGTGGACCAGACTACCTACTTCACTTCTTACAAGCTAAAACTGTTTCTGACATGTTTTAA